The sequence CGTCTGTCGCTACTACGCCGAACAAGCCCCAGGTTTTCTAGCTGATGTCCCAGTGAAAACCGATGGTGGTAAAAGTTTTGTTCGTTACCAACCCCTAGGTGTAATTCTGGCAGTAATGCCATGGAATTTCCCCTTTTGGCAAGTGTTCCGCTTTGTCGCTCCCACACTCATGGCGGGAAACGTCGGCTTACTCAAACATGCTTCTAATGTGCCACAGTGTGCTTTGGCAATCGAAGATATTATTAAACGAGCTGGTTTTCCGCAAGGAGTATTTCAAACTCTCTTAATCGATGCTGCGAGAGTAGCCAATTTAATGGCCGACGAAAGAGTCAAAGCAGCCACCTTGACGGGAAGCGAACCCGCAGGCGCATCTTTAGCCGTCGCCGCCGGCAAACAACTCAAAAAAACCGTTTTAGAATTGGGAGGAAGCGACCCCTTTATCGTGTTAGAAAGTGCTGATTTAGAGACAGCAGTTGTCACAGCAACTACAGCACGAATGTTAAACAACGGCCAATCTTGTATAGCAGCGAAACGCTTCATTGTAGCAGAAGCGATCGCTGACAAATTTGAAAAGCTGTTGTTAAATAAATTCCTGGCGTTGAAAGTTGGCGATCCCATGGAACCAGATACCGACTTAGGCCCATTAGCAACTCCTGATATTCTTCAGGAACTCAACCAACAAGTGCAAGCTGCAGTCGCCAGCGGCGGTAAAATTCTCACCGGTGGACAGCCTCTGGGCGATCGCCCCGGTAACTTCTACCCACCGACAATCATCACCGACGTTCCCCAAGATAGCCCGATCGCCCAAGAAGAATTTTTTGGGCCAGTAGCCTTGTTATTTCGGGTTCCAGACATCGACGCCGCCATCAAACTAGCCAATGCTACACCTTTTGGCCTAGGTGCTAGCGCCTGGACAACCAACGCCCAAGAAAGCGATCGCTTAATCACAGAAATAGAAGCAGGTTCAGTATTTATCAACAGTATGGTGAAATCTGACCCCCGCCTACCTTTTGGTGGTATTAAGCGTTCTGGATACGGCAGAGAATTGAGTATCCAAGGTATACATGAATTTGTCAATGTTAAAACTGTGTGGGTCAAGTAATTAGGAGTTAGAGGTTAGGGGTTAGAGGTTAGGGGTTAGAGGTTAGGTATAGAATTATTCCTATTTCCTAATCCCCAGTCCCTAATCCCCAGCCCCCAGCCCCAAATCCCCAGTCGCTAGCGAGGAAATCAAATGAATACCGCAGAACTGTTAGTACAGTGTTTAGAAAATGAAGGGGTGCAATATGTTTTTGGTCTTCCTGGCGAAGAAAACCTACATGTTTTAGAAGCACTCAAAAATTCTTCCATTCAATTTATTACCACCAGACATGAACAGGGTGCAGCCTTCATGGCGGACGTCTATGGACGCCTAACAGGAAAAGCCGGAGTTTGTCTTTCAACTCTCGGCCCTGGGGCTACAAATTTAATGACAGGGGTAGCAGATGCTAACCTCGATGGTGCACCTCTAGTGGCTATTACTGGGCAAGTAGGCACAGATAGAATGCACATCGAATCCCATCAATATTTAGATTTGGTGGCTATGTTCGCCCCTGTAACTAAGTGGAATAAACAAATTGTCCGCCCTAGTATTACACCAGAAGTGGTGCGAAAAGCATTCAAGCTCGCACAAACAGAAAAACCCGGTGCAGTTCATATCGATTTGCCTGAAAATATTGCTGCCATGCCAGTAGAAGGCAAAGCATTACATAAAGATAACATTCAAAAAACCTATGCTTCCTTTGCTAGTGTGCGGGCAGCAGCAGCCGCAATTTCTCAAGCAGTTAACCCTTTAATCTTAGTAGGAAATGGCGCCATCCGTGCCCACGCTAGTGATGCCGTCACCCAATTTGCTACACAGATGAATATTCCCGTGGCTAACACTTTTATGGGTAAAGGTGTTATCCCCTACACTCATCATCTAGCTTTGTGGTCGGTGGGATTACAACAACGAGATTTCATCACCTGCGGTTTTGATAACACAGATTTAGTCATTGCTATTGGCTATGATTTAATCGAATTTTCTCCGAAGAAATGGAATCCTGACGGGACAATTCCCATTCTACATATTGCCGCTGATTCAGCCGAAACAGATAGTAGTTATATTCCTAATGTTGAAGTTGTTGGGGATATTTCTGATTCTCTCAATGAAATCTTAAAGCTAGCAGATAGACAAGGCAAATCCAATCCCTACGCTATCAGCTTGCGGGGAAATATTCGCGCTGATTACGAAGAACATGCCCATGATGACGGTTTCCCCATCAAACCACAAAAGTTAATTTATGACTTACGACAAGTGATGGGGCCGGATGATATTGTGATTTCTGATGTTGGTGCCCACAAAATGTGGATTGCTCGTCATTATCATTGTCATAGCCCCAATACTTGTTTAATTTCTAACGGTTTTGCAGCGATGGGTATTGCTATTCCCGGTGCTTTAGCAGCTAAACTTGTTCATCCCCACCGCAAGGTTGTCGCCGCAACTGGTGACGGTGGCTTTATGATGAATTGTCAGGAATTAGAAACAGCTTTGCGCGTGGGTACGCCTTTTGTCACCTTAATTTTTAATGATGGTGGCTACGGTTTAATTGAGTGGAAACAAGAAAATCATTTTGGCCCTGGGAAATCATCTTTTGTGCATTTTGGCAATCCTGATTTTGTCAAATTAGCGGAAAGTATGGGTTTAAAAGGTTATCGCGTGGAATCGGCGACGGATTTAATTCCTGTACTCAAAGAAGCCCTCGCGCAAGATGTCCCTGCAGTGATTGATTGTCCTGTGGATTATCGAGAAAATCGCCGCTTTACACAAAAAGCCGGTGATTTGAATTGCGCTGTGTAAGATATTTTTCGGCTGATTTTTTGGCATTAGATTAATTAATTAAAAACTCCATCTTTTTGTAGGTGGAGTTTTTTGTTTTGTGTTTTGTCAATTCCCCGAAAGGAAACAACAGATAAATTGGTAGGGGCGTAGCTTGCTTCTCCGTTTCGGAGTACGGTTGTTCGCCCTGCTACGCGGAGGTTTTCTGAGGATATTTGGCGATTTTTAAAATTGCAATACAGTTTTCTGCACATATGAATACTGAATCTTGCATCTGAGAGTGCATG is a genomic window of Fortiea contorta PCC 7126 containing:
- a CDS encoding NAD-dependent succinate-semialdehyde dehydrogenase, with the translated sequence MAIATINPATGETFQTFEPHDHSEIAAKLDLAGQAFEHYRQTSLDERSHWLQKAADILEQEKVEFAKLMTLEMGKPLKAAIAETEKCALVCRYYAEQAPGFLADVPVKTDGGKSFVRYQPLGVILAVMPWNFPFWQVFRFVAPTLMAGNVGLLKHASNVPQCALAIEDIIKRAGFPQGVFQTLLIDAARVANLMADERVKAATLTGSEPAGASLAVAAGKQLKKTVLELGGSDPFIVLESADLETAVVTATTARMLNNGQSCIAAKRFIVAEAIADKFEKLLLNKFLALKVGDPMEPDTDLGPLATPDILQELNQQVQAAVASGGKILTGGQPLGDRPGNFYPPTIITDVPQDSPIAQEEFFGPVALLFRVPDIDAAIKLANATPFGLGASAWTTNAQESDRLITEIEAGSVFINSMVKSDPRLPFGGIKRSGYGRELSIQGIHEFVNVKTVWVK
- a CDS encoding acetolactate synthase large subunit, which codes for MNTAELLVQCLENEGVQYVFGLPGEENLHVLEALKNSSIQFITTRHEQGAAFMADVYGRLTGKAGVCLSTLGPGATNLMTGVADANLDGAPLVAITGQVGTDRMHIESHQYLDLVAMFAPVTKWNKQIVRPSITPEVVRKAFKLAQTEKPGAVHIDLPENIAAMPVEGKALHKDNIQKTYASFASVRAAAAAISQAVNPLILVGNGAIRAHASDAVTQFATQMNIPVANTFMGKGVIPYTHHLALWSVGLQQRDFITCGFDNTDLVIAIGYDLIEFSPKKWNPDGTIPILHIAADSAETDSSYIPNVEVVGDISDSLNEILKLADRQGKSNPYAISLRGNIRADYEEHAHDDGFPIKPQKLIYDLRQVMGPDDIVISDVGAHKMWIARHYHCHSPNTCLISNGFAAMGIAIPGALAAKLVHPHRKVVAATGDGGFMMNCQELETALRVGTPFVTLIFNDGGYGLIEWKQENHFGPGKSSFVHFGNPDFVKLAESMGLKGYRVESATDLIPVLKEALAQDVPAVIDCPVDYRENRRFTQKAGDLNCAV